Proteins from a genomic interval of Acetobacterium woodii DSM 1030:
- a CDS encoding response regulator transcription factor: MRILFVEDEKKITDALQELCKIQNIDCDIANDGEEGLLFALNPIYDVIVLDIMLPIKSGIEILQQIRDQGINTPVLMLTAKGTIDDKVKGLDLGADDYLIKPFSAKELFARIRALGRRPDHGIKGETIVFEDVSFNTKKNILQTESKEFKLSVKEAKILEMLLKRPNQVFTREQILDRVWGFDKEVNENNIEIYVHNLRKKIVDTQVKIDTIRGVGYTLGKK; encoded by the coding sequence ATGCGTATATTATTTGTAGAAGACGAAAAAAAGATAACCGATGCACTCCAGGAATTATGTAAGATCCAAAATATTGATTGTGATATTGCCAATGATGGCGAGGAGGGATTGCTATTTGCTCTAAACCCCATTTATGATGTCATTGTCCTTGATATTATGTTACCGATAAAAAGCGGGATCGAAATTCTCCAACAGATCAGAGACCAGGGCATTAACACTCCGGTTTTGATGCTGACAGCCAAAGGAACGATCGATGATAAAGTAAAAGGGCTTGATTTAGGGGCCGATGATTATTTAATCAAACCTTTTTCCGCCAAAGAACTTTTTGCGCGCATTCGGGCCTTGGGGCGTCGTCCTGATCATGGTATTAAAGGTGAAACGATTGTTTTTGAAGATGTAAGTTTTAATACCAAAAAGAATATTTTGCAAACTGAAAGCAAGGAATTTAAGTTATCGGTTAAAGAAGCGAAGATTCTGGAGATGCTGTTAAAACGGCCTAATCAGGTTTTTACCAGAGAACAGATATTGGATCGGGTTTGGGGCTTTGATAAAGAAGTGAATGAAAATAACATTGAAATTTATGTTCATAATCTGCGAAAAAAAATTGTCGATACGCAGGTTAAGATTGATACCATTCGAGGGGTAGGATATACACTTGGAAAAAAATAA
- a CDS encoding sensor histidine kinase, producing the protein MFKEIKRKITLFNTLILVIFMFMFIFLLGFLVNWSLNLSGEMYLTNLAKEIIQNNGQTLSQPISSGDSVHEKFGYQFIMWDSSDIVKTMKVDDRNLIMKGYELAINKADKPRFDLLLSENIEYRVYTMPFSNNSNDYILQVFQQVSTERSIITYVISFLFLIGLGSIAVLVPISYFLAGKSLQPIKDTFEDQKKFIANASHELRTPLTVIQTNVEVLKLKEEEQIKDNMKWLNNIASEGETMAKLISELLLLAQAENQQLLIDKEVFDLSSMCQQMVDLMTELANEKGIELSDNISPGIQYRGDEERLKQAVRILVDNAIKYTPEGGKVQLCLIPGKRHLVIDVKDTGIGLTEEEKAKVFSRFYRVDDARNRETGGVGLGLNIADYIVKKHNGKIKIESIPNKGSTFSIVLPKSNQKQDSKK; encoded by the coding sequence ATGTTTAAAGAAATCAAGCGAAAGATTACCTTATTCAATACGCTGATCCTCGTTATTTTTATGTTTATGTTTATATTTCTGCTGGGCTTTTTAGTGAATTGGAGTCTTAATCTTTCCGGTGAAATGTATTTAACCAACCTGGCGAAAGAAATCATTCAAAATAATGGACAAACGTTATCTCAACCGATCAGTTCCGGTGACTCCGTTCATGAGAAATTCGGTTATCAATTTATTATGTGGGATAGCAGTGATATTGTTAAAACGATGAAGGTTGACGACCGTAATTTGATCATGAAAGGTTATGAATTGGCCATCAATAAAGCTGATAAACCGCGATTTGATTTATTATTATCGGAAAATATTGAATACCGCGTTTACACCATGCCCTTTTCAAATAATTCAAATGATTATATATTACAAGTCTTTCAGCAGGTGTCGACCGAACGCTCAATTATTACTTATGTTATTTCATTTTTATTTTTAATTGGGTTGGGATCGATTGCCGTACTGGTGCCAATCAGTTATTTTCTAGCCGGGAAATCACTGCAACCGATTAAGGATACTTTTGAAGACCAAAAAAAGTTTATTGCCAATGCTTCCCATGAACTGCGAACACCATTAACGGTGATTCAGACAAATGTTGAAGTATTGAAATTAAAAGAAGAAGAACAGATTAAGGACAATATGAAATGGCTGAATAATATTGCCAGCGAAGGTGAAACGATGGCAAAACTTATTTCGGAGTTATTGCTGCTTGCTCAGGCCGAAAATCAACAATTGCTCATTGACAAAGAAGTTTTTGATTTATCTTCGATGTGTCAACAAATGGTTGATCTGATGACTGAATTGGCAAATGAAAAAGGTATTGAACTGAGTGATAATATTTCGCCCGGGATACAATATCGCGGTGATGAGGAACGGCTTAAACAAGCGGTCCGAATTTTAGTCGATAACGCGATTAAATATACGCCGGAAGGTGGAAAAGTTCAGTTATGTCTGATTCCCGGTAAACGGCATTTAGTGATTGACGTCAAAGATACCGGGATTGGTTTAACCGAAGAAGAGAAAGCCAAAGTTTTTAGTCGCTTTTATCGGGTTGATGATGCCCGTAATCGCGAAACCGGCGGCGTTGGTCTCGGTCTTAATATAGCCGACTATATTGTTAAAAAACATAATGGTAAAATTAAAATTGAATCGATCCCAAATAAGGGCAGCACTTTTTCGATTGTGTTACCAAAATCCAATCAAAAGCAAGATTCGAAAAAGTAA
- the trmL gene encoding tRNA (uridine(34)/cytosine(34)/5-carboxymethylaminomethyluridine(34)-2'-O)-methyltransferase TrmL, translating into MNIVLYQPEIPQNTGNIARTCALTETNLHLIKPLGFSLDEKHLKRAGLDYWDLVNLSVYDSFEQFIEKNPAAKLYLLTTKATKFYHQINYDQNAFLMFGKETAGIPEAIHAAYPENRFRIPMRNHEKARSLNLSNAVNIVLYEALRQYNFQDLI; encoded by the coding sequence ATGAATATTGTATTGTATCAACCGGAAATACCACAAAATACCGGAAACATTGCCAGGACCTGCGCATTAACAGAAACCAATCTCCATCTGATTAAGCCCTTGGGGTTTTCTTTGGATGAAAAGCATTTAAAAAGAGCCGGGTTGGATTATTGGGATCTGGTAAATCTTAGTGTCTACGATTCGTTTGAACAATTTATCGAAAAAAATCCAGCCGCCAAACTTTATTTACTGACAACCAAAGCGACTAAATTTTATCACCAAATAAACTATGACCAAAATGCCTTTTTAATGTTTGGCAAAGAAACCGCCGGAATTCCTGAAGCAATTCATGCCGCTTATCCGGAGAATCGCTTTCGAATTCCGATGCGCAATCATGAAAAGGCCCGCTCGCTTAATCTTTCCAATGCTGTCAATATTGTGCTTTATGAAGCGTTGCGGCAGTATAATTTTCAGGACTTGATCTAG
- a CDS encoding lysylphosphatidylglycerol synthase transmembrane domain-containing protein, which yields MDQAGSRKKFWESKFWKKYSSYLFFVFLISATAIVILTQVDPETFLKTIKQANGYFLILGIGCVFVYWLLEAYMLLMLMRRDKPNESFQFAWMVTMVGQYYNLITPSATGGQPLQLFEMSKKNYSIGSGTAVLVQKYALYQITVTFLAIVATILSITTLHQSLDAAKWLIAIGLLVNIAGVVLIIILAFNVNAAKAIMMGCVGLLLKLHILKNPQKYHEKVDHFINEYQIAIKALKSNKMETARLFCVSILQILAFFSVNYCVYRSLGLHGVNAITIVSLQAILYVAVAFVPTPGAAGGAEAGFLLLFGPIYGPGNTAVAMILWRLIIFYFIILFGGVYLSLHSIRIGKERAKEIDEKYED from the coding sequence ATGGATCAAGCAGGGAGTCGAAAAAAATTTTGGGAATCAAAATTTTGGAAGAAATATTCAAGCTATTTATTTTTTGTTTTTTTAATCAGTGCCACAGCAATTGTAATTTTAACCCAAGTTGATCCGGAAACCTTTTTAAAAACAATTAAGCAGGCCAATGGTTATTTTCTGATTCTCGGAATTGGATGTGTTTTTGTTTATTGGTTATTGGAGGCCTATATGCTTTTAATGCTGATGCGGCGGGACAAACCAAATGAATCCTTTCAATTTGCCTGGATGGTGACCATGGTCGGTCAGTATTATAATTTGATTACCCCGAGTGCTACGGGCGGACAACCATTACAACTGTTTGAGATGTCTAAAAAAAATTATAGTATTGGTTCCGGGACTGCGGTATTGGTTCAAAAATATGCACTATATCAGATAACGGTTACGTTTCTCGCGATCGTAGCGACAATTTTGAGTATCACGACGTTACATCAAAGTCTGGATGCTGCTAAATGGCTGATTGCGATTGGTTTGCTGGTAAACATTGCCGGGGTCGTGCTGATTATTATTCTGGCATTTAATGTCAATGCCGCAAAAGCAATTATGATGGGGTGTGTCGGTCTTTTATTAAAACTGCATATTCTCAAAAATCCGCAGAAATATCATGAAAAGGTAGATCATTTTATAAACGAATACCAAATTGCCATTAAAGCGCTTAAAAGCAATAAAATGGAGACCGCGAGATTGTTTTGCGTCTCTATTTTACAAATTCTGGCTTTTTTTTCGGTTAATTATTGTGTCTATCGTTCATTGGGTTTGCATGGAGTTAATGCCATTACGATTGTTTCACTTCAAGCTATTTTGTATGTGGCAGTCGCATTTGTGCCAACGCCAGGAGCGGCAGGCGGAGCAGAGGCCGGTTTTTTACTTCTATTTGGGCCGATTTATGGTCCCGGCAATACCGCGGTGGCGATGATTTTATGGCGGCTCATCATTTTTTACTTTATTATTCTTTTTGGCGGGGTGTATTTGTCGTTACATTCCATCCGAATTGGGAAAGAAAGAGCTAAAGAAATTGATGAAAAATATGAGGATTAA
- a CDS encoding fumarate hydratase, with protein sequence MKKIGVQQIIDQVAQMCIEANTFLSDDMIWGLRRAAETEESENGKEILATMLSNFEIAENKNIPICQDTGMVVMFVAFGQDLIIEGGNLGDALQAGVAKGYEDGYLRKSVVSDPFIRTNTGNNTPAVIHYEIVPGDRLKIKILPKGFGSENTSALKMLKPSDGIAGVKDFVLQTVEKGSPNACAPIVVGVGVGGTMEKAAIMAKEALTRPLGKHNQIAHVEALEEYLLEASNAFGIGPMGLGGTNTVLGVNVEVFPTHIAGLPVAVNIACYVNRHVEREL encoded by the coding sequence GTGAAGAAAATTGGAGTCCAGCAAATCATTGATCAAGTCGCGCAGATGTGTATTGAAGCGAATACATTTTTGTCTGACGACATGATCTGGGGGTTGCGCAGAGCAGCAGAAACGGAAGAATCTGAAAATGGCAAAGAGATTCTGGCAACGATGTTGAGCAATTTTGAAATTGCTGAAAACAAAAATATACCAATCTGTCAGGATACTGGCATGGTGGTGATGTTTGTCGCGTTTGGCCAGGATCTGATCATTGAAGGCGGTAATCTTGGCGATGCCCTTCAGGCTGGGGTTGCCAAAGGTTATGAAGATGGTTATTTGCGAAAATCAGTTGTTTCGGACCCCTTTATTCGAACGAATACCGGAAACAATACCCCGGCAGTAATTCATTATGAAATTGTGCCCGGGGATCGATTAAAAATTAAAATTCTGCCTAAGGGGTTTGGCAGTGAAAATACCAGTGCGCTTAAAATGTTAAAACCATCCGATGGGATCGCCGGGGTGAAGGATTTTGTCTTGCAAACCGTCGAAAAAGGCAGTCCCAATGCCTGCGCACCGATTGTTGTCGGCGTCGGTGTTGGTGGGACCATGGAAAAAGCAGCTATTATGGCTAAGGAAGCGTTAACCAGACCGTTAGGGAAACATAATCAAATAGCCCATGTTGAGGCGCTGGAAGAATATCTTTTAGAAGCGAGCAACGCCTTTGGAATTGGTCCGATGGGGCTTGGCGGAACAAATACCGTACTGGGCGTAAACGTCGAAGTATTTCCGACTCATATCGCCGGTTTACCGGTGGCTGTAAATATCGCCTGTTATGTTAATCGACATGTGGAAAGGGAGTTATAA
- a CDS encoding Fe-S-containing hydro-lyase, with the protein MAIVNLETPLNKMARKALRAGDHVRISGIIYTARDAAHKRMMEALERGEALPLDFTDELIYYVGPCPAKPGDIIGSAGPTTSGRMDAYTPELLDRGLAGMIGKGNRSERVINSMMSNDAVYFACVGGAGALLQNCIKSVEVLAYEDLGTEAIRKIEVKDFPAIVVIDTMGNNLYETERKKFTHKLWI; encoded by the coding sequence ATGGCAATCGTTAATTTGGAAACACCCTTAAATAAAATGGCTCGAAAAGCTTTAAGAGCGGGCGATCATGTGCGAATTTCCGGCATTATTTATACCGCCCGTGATGCGGCGCACAAACGGATGATGGAAGCGTTGGAACGGGGAGAAGCGTTGCCGCTGGATTTTACCGATGAATTAATTTATTATGTCGGGCCTTGTCCGGCTAAACCAGGCGATATTATTGGCTCGGCGGGACCGACAACCAGTGGTCGAATGGATGCTTACACGCCGGAACTCCTCGATCGCGGGCTCGCCGGGATGATTGGCAAAGGAAACCGAAGTGAACGGGTTATTAATAGTATGATGAGTAATGATGCTGTTTATTTTGCTTGTGTTGGCGGCGCCGGAGCTTTGTTGCAAAACTGCATTAAATCTGTTGAAGTGCTGGCTTATGAGGATCTGGGAACCGAAGCCATCCGTAAAATTGAGGTTAAAGATTTTCCGGCTATTGTAGTCATTGATACAATGGGAAACAATTTATATGAAACAGAAAGAAAAAAATTCACACATAAGTTATGGATTTAA
- a CDS encoding pyridoxal phosphate-dependent aminotransferase: protein MKKAEMVIETSLREGGTDPIFRIAGEAAKRTKELGAEAVINSTIGALMDDNGDLVTFKAVYETLKGLPDNLIADYSGLAGQPDFLEKIVEACFKDYKPEGHIRAVATPGGTGAVRHAFCNYTQLGDTILLTDWYWAAYQTIADENHRKIATFPLYNEKGGFNLEAWKKNILELLEKQQRVLTVLNTPAHNPTGYTISLDEWEAIKTFITETAKAQPESKIILLVDLAYIDFAGEGDEAREFMKTLTGMPNNVLTLYAFSCSKGYTMYGLRNGAILCVAPTEEIASEFANACTYSNRGNWSNGTRGAMETITKIFSNDELYNQAMAEQSFYKNILRRRARAFVEEAQKIGLEIVTYCDGFFISIPCDKPREISNLLMEKNMFVVALGKGLRFAPCAVSEEKCRRSPQLILDAIKAVEGC, encoded by the coding sequence ATGAAAAAAGCTGAAATGGTCATTGAAACGTCGTTAAGAGAGGGTGGAACAGACCCGATATTCAGAATTGCCGGAGAAGCGGCAAAACGGACCAAAGAACTGGGCGCCGAAGCAGTTATTAATTCAACCATTGGAGCACTCATGGATGACAATGGTGATCTAGTAACGTTTAAGGCTGTTTATGAGACATTAAAAGGTTTACCGGACAATCTGATTGCCGATTATTCGGGACTTGCCGGACAACCGGACTTTTTAGAAAAGATTGTGGAAGCTTGTTTTAAAGATTATAAACCGGAAGGTCATATTCGGGCGGTGGCAACGCCCGGTGGAACCGGAGCCGTGCGGCATGCTTTTTGTAATTACACCCAACTGGGCGATACCATCTTACTCACCGATTGGTATTGGGCGGCTTACCAAACAATCGCCGATGAAAATCACCGCAAAATTGCCACCTTTCCGCTTTATAACGAAAAAGGTGGATTTAATTTAGAGGCCTGGAAAAAAAATATTCTGGAACTTTTAGAGAAACAACAACGCGTATTAACCGTTCTTAATACACCAGCTCATAATCCTACCGGTTATACGATTTCTTTAGATGAATGGGAAGCCATTAAAACTTTTATAACAGAAACCGCAAAAGCCCAGCCGGAATCAAAAATTATTCTACTGGTGGACTTAGCGTATATCGACTTTGCCGGCGAAGGCGATGAAGCCAGAGAATTTATGAAAACACTAACAGGAATGCCGAATAACGTCCTGACTTTATATGCTTTTAGCTGTTCAAAGGGGTATACGATGTACGGGCTAAGAAATGGTGCCATCCTTTGTGTCGCACCGACGGAAGAAATCGCCAGTGAATTTGCCAATGCCTGTACTTATTCCAATCGTGGAAATTGGTCAAATGGAACAAGAGGAGCCATGGAAACGATCACTAAAATTTTTAGTAATGATGAATTGTATAATCAGGCCATGGCGGAACAGAGTTTTTATAAAAATATTTTAAGACGGCGGGCTCGTGCGTTTGTTGAAGAGGCCCAAAAAATCGGGTTGGAAATAGTTACTTATTGCGATGGCTTTTTTATCAGTATTCCTTGTGATAAACCCAGAGAAATCAGCAATCTTTTAATGGAAAAAAATATGTTTGTAGTCGCTTTGGGAAAGGGACTTCGTTTTGCCCCTTGTGCTGTGTCTGAAGAAAAATGTCGTCGATCACCACAATTAATCCTCGATGCGATCAAAGCGGTGGAAGGTTGTTAA
- a CDS encoding LacI family DNA-binding transcriptional regulator: MRVKIVDVAREANVSVATVSRVVNNIPLVNEETKERVLEAIKKTGYKPNAIARSLKIQKTNTMGIMIPDITNPYYTEIVRGAEDVCGIYHYNIILSNTDFDPEKERKSLNVLVEKQCDGIIYVGKDLSAEMQTELIDAPSEVVLGCIPDDSGMLSGVLINNETAAYELATEIIKMGHQKFMLFFDELEEGYIYQERKKGFIKAFKENNIDFDDSRILREKLSLTGGYSMMEQALNSGVEFTCVFCFNDQTALGALRCAEEMGKKVPDDISVCGFNNFWIAEWTRPQITTVAQPMYDIGAIAMRMLIKLCEKDGDRAVKNVYVPHEVYIRDSVQKIK, from the coding sequence ATGAGAGTAAAAATCGTTGATGTTGCGAGAGAAGCAAACGTTTCCGTGGCGACAGTATCCCGAGTTGTCAATAATATTCCGTTAGTGAATGAAGAAACAAAAGAACGTGTTTTAGAAGCGATTAAAAAAACCGGTTACAAACCAAATGCGATCGCCAGAAGTTTAAAGATTCAGAAAACCAATACCATGGGGATCATGATTCCGGATATCACTAACCCCTATTATACTGAAATTGTGCGTGGCGCTGAAGATGTTTGTGGGATTTATCATTATAATATCATTTTAAGCAACACCGATTTTGATCCCGAAAAAGAAAGAAAATCCTTAAATGTTCTGGTTGAAAAGCAATGTGATGGGATTATCTACGTTGGAAAAGATCTCAGCGCAGAAATGCAGACGGAATTGATCGACGCCCCCAGTGAGGTAGTTCTCGGTTGTATTCCTGATGATAGCGGCATGTTGAGCGGCGTTTTAATAAACAATGAAACCGCTGCTTATGAATTGGCAACTGAAATCATTAAGATGGGGCATCAAAAATTCATGCTTTTTTTCGATGAACTTGAAGAAGGCTATATTTATCAGGAAAGAAAAAAAGGTTTTATTAAGGCTTTTAAAGAAAATAATATTGACTTTGATGACAGTCGGATATTGCGGGAAAAACTCAGCCTAACGGGTGGTTACAGCATGATGGAACAAGCGCTCAATTCGGGGGTTGAATTTACCTGTGTTTTCTGTTTTAACGATCAAACGGCGTTGGGAGCCCTTCGCTGTGCTGAAGAAATGGGAAAAAAAGTGCCCGACGATATCAGTGTTTGTGGATTCAATAATTTTTGGATTGCCGAATGGACCAGACCCCAGATTACCACAGTGGCCCAACCGATGTATGATATTGGTGCGATTGCCATGCGGATGTTGATTAAGTTGTGTGAAAAAGATGGTGACCGAGCGGTCAAAAACGTTTATGTTCCTCATGAAGTTTATATTCGTGACTCAGTTCAAAAAATTAAATAG
- a CDS encoding lipoate--protein ligase: MKYIDWKETDPQINLAFEEYVFNQMDKNESYFLLWQNDNAVIVGKHQNTIEEINQEFIKENDIKVVRRLSGGGAVYHDLGNLNFTFIVNDNGKDQFDFKTFTGPVVEALNSIGVKAEFNSRNDIAIDGKKFSGNSQYAKKGRILHHGTILFNSKLATIQSALKVKKDKIESKGIKSVKSRVTNIADYLEDGYTLEDFKQALLKSMFADEHLEEVTLSDQDLQAIQKLKIEKYATWDWNYGKSPLYNVKKERKCDFGLVTVLIQVEKGEIKEIHFYGDYFGNGDINELETQLIGVKPTEESLSAVLKNIELADYINGLDSKTLIDLILY, translated from the coding sequence ATGAAATACATTGATTGGAAAGAGACTGATCCGCAAATAAATTTGGCCTTTGAAGAATATGTTTTTAATCAAATGGATAAAAACGAAAGTTATTTCCTGTTATGGCAAAATGATAATGCGGTAATTGTGGGAAAACATCAGAATACGATTGAAGAAATTAATCAGGAATTTATTAAGGAAAATGACATCAAAGTGGTGCGACGGTTATCTGGGGGTGGGGCGGTTTATCACGATCTGGGAAATTTGAACTTTACTTTTATTGTTAATGATAACGGCAAAGATCAATTCGATTTTAAGACGTTTACCGGCCCCGTCGTGGAAGCCCTGAATTCAATCGGTGTTAAAGCGGAGTTTAACAGTCGGAATGATATTGCCATTGATGGAAAAAAGTTTTCGGGTAATTCTCAATATGCTAAGAAAGGTCGAATTCTTCATCATGGCACCATTTTGTTCAATTCTAAACTGGCGACCATCCAAAGTGCCTTAAAAGTTAAAAAAGACAAAATTGAGTCAAAAGGGATTAAATCTGTAAAGAGCCGCGTCACGAACATTGCCGATTATCTTGAAGATGGTTATACCTTGGAAGATTTTAAACAAGCGTTATTAAAGTCGATGTTCGCGGATGAACATCTTGAAGAAGTAACGCTTTCGGATCAAGATCTCCAGGCGATCCAAAAATTAAAAATAGAAAAATACGCAACGTGGGATTGGAATTATGGAAAATCACCATTATATAATGTAAAAAAAGAAAGAAAATGCGATTTTGGTCTGGTAACCGTATTGATACAAGTTGAAAAAGGCGAGATTAAAGAAATTCATTTTTATGGCGATTATTTTGGAAATGGCGATATTAATGAGTTGGAAACGCAGCTTATCGGGGTTAAACCGACAGAAGAGTCTTTATCAGCGGTATTAAAAAACATTGAGCTTGCTGATTACATTAATGGATTGGATTCGAAAACATTGATTGATTTAATCTTATATTAA
- a CDS encoding TraB/GumN family protein, producing the protein MESNITRLNVNGKEIILIGTAHVSKNSVDEVHETIKAEQPDSICIELDQQRYEAINQKEKWSNTDIVQIIKSKRAGFMFVNILLSNYQRKLAEQFGIESGQEMMEGMACAKEYGAELVLADRSIQITFNRIWRGCSLWEKIKVLFSIILSVVDDEEITEEDLESLKSDDMLTAALSEMGSAFKGVKKYLVDERDQYLAYKIKNAPGEKVVAVLGAAHVPGIKEELFKEQNIAELEVVAPKSNVGKIIGWMIPIVLVALIIITFISNPSSGLEQAKTWIIWNGVLSALGTLLAGGHILSILTAFVAAPITSLNPLLAAGWFAGMVEAHYRKPKVEDFESLPKDLGSLKGLWRNKVTKVLMVVVFANLGSVLGTWLGGLNIIGIFINTFS; encoded by the coding sequence TTGGAATCAAATATTACTCGGCTTAATGTTAATGGAAAAGAAATTATTTTAATTGGAACAGCGCATGTTTCAAAAAACAGTGTGGATGAAGTTCACGAGACCATCAAAGCGGAACAACCGGATTCTATCTGCATCGAATTGGATCAACAACGATATGAGGCAATCAATCAAAAAGAGAAATGGTCGAATACCGATATAGTCCAGATCATCAAAAGCAAACGCGCCGGTTTTATGTTCGTAAATATTCTGCTTTCCAATTATCAGCGCAAATTGGCGGAACAATTTGGGATTGAATCCGGACAGGAAATGATGGAAGGAATGGCTTGCGCGAAGGAATACGGGGCTGAATTGGTGCTGGCCGATCGCAGCATTCAGATTACTTTTAATCGCATTTGGCGGGGATGCAGTTTGTGGGAAAAAATAAAGGTTCTTTTTTCAATTATCCTCAGCGTAGTCGATGATGAAGAAATTACCGAAGAAGATCTCGAAAGTCTGAAATCAGATGATATGCTGACAGCCGCGCTTTCAGAAATGGGTTCAGCATTTAAAGGGGTAAAAAAATATCTGGTCGATGAACGTGATCAATATCTGGCCTATAAAATAAAAAATGCCCCTGGTGAAAAGGTCGTTGCAGTTCTGGGAGCTGCCCATGTTCCCGGGATTAAAGAAGAGCTTTTCAAAGAACAGAATATCGCAGAACTTGAAGTTGTCGCGCCAAAATCAAATGTCGGCAAGATTATCGGCTGGATGATTCCGATCGTTTTAGTGGCATTAATTATCATTACGTTTATCTCCAATCCCAGTTCTGGTTTGGAACAGGCCAAAACCTGGATAATTTGGAATGGGGTGTTATCGGCATTGGGGACATTGCTTGCGGGCGGTCATATTTTATCGATATTAACGGCATTTGTCGCAGCGCCGATTACGTCATTAAATCCTTTGCTGGCCGCCGGTTGGTTTGCCGGGATGGTGGAAGCGCATTATCGTAAACCAAAGGTTGAAGATTTTGAATCGTTGCCAAAAGATTTAGGTAGCCTTAAAGGACTCTGGCGGAATAAAGTAACCAAAGTCTTGATGGTTGTCGTTTTTGCAAATTTGGGAAGTGTTTTAGGGACCTGGTTGGGAGGCCTCAACATTATTGGGATTTTCATTAACACGTTCTCCTGA
- a CDS encoding transporter substrate-binding domain-containing protein: MKRKLLGVSLLVLLVTALVLTGCSSGGTKTAAKEDSLADGVLSVGVDDTYLPMEFRNDQNELVGFDIDFANALAEQLGVSVEFQTVAWDGIFNGLNAKQYDAIISSTSITPDRLKGFSMTDPYVANGIVIVSRKDATPVKTFKELEGKTLGAQIETTADIAAEKLKTDENVNVEIKKFDGMLDAFAALQGKQIDNVITDAGVAMYYVAQNPDLFVVSSDVLTNEPIGVTSRIDDTATTEKLNEAIKALQKNGKLSEISMKWFGKDMTKDIDTKLVVIE; the protein is encoded by the coding sequence ATGAAAAGAAAACTTTTAGGTGTGTCATTGTTGGTTTTATTGGTAACGGCACTTGTTTTGACTGGTTGTTCCTCTGGAGGGACAAAAACGGCAGCAAAAGAGGATTCCCTGGCGGATGGTGTATTAAGCGTTGGGGTGGACGATACTTATCTACCAATGGAATTTAGAAATGATCAAAATGAACTCGTTGGTTTTGATATTGACTTTGCCAATGCTTTAGCGGAACAATTAGGGGTTAGCGTTGAATTTCAGACTGTTGCCTGGGATGGTATCTTTAATGGCTTAAATGCGAAGCAATATGATGCAATCATTTCAAGCACAAGTATTACCCCGGATCGTTTAAAAGGCTTTAGCATGACTGATCCTTATGTGGCTAACGGGATTGTTATCGTATCTCGAAAAGATGCTACACCAGTTAAAACGTTTAAAGAACTTGAAGGCAAGACATTGGGTGCTCAAATTGAAACAACAGCGGATATCGCGGCCGAAAAACTTAAAACAGACGAAAATGTCAATGTTGAAATTAAGAAATTTGATGGCATGTTAGATGCATTTGCTGCACTTCAGGGAAAACAAATTGATAATGTTATTACCGATGCAGGGGTAGCAATGTATTATGTTGCTCAAAATCCTGATTTGTTTGTTGTCAGTTCAGATGTTTTAACGAACGAACCAATTGGTGTTACTTCGCGTATCGATGATACCGCAACAACCGAAAAACTCAATGAAGCGATAAAAGCGTTACAGAAAAATGGCAAATTGTCAGAAATTTCAATGAAATGGTTTGGCAAAGATATGACCAAAGATATTGATACAAAGTTAGTAGTTATTGAGTAG